Proteins found in one Seonamhaeicola sp. S2-3 genomic segment:
- the queA gene encoding tRNA preQ1(34) S-adenosylmethionine ribosyltransferase-isomerase QueA gives MKLSNFGFNLPPELLAEYPSENRDEARLMVLNRKEQTIEHKLFKDIIDYFDEDDVLILNNTKVFPARLYGNKEKTGARIEVFLLRELNEEQRLWDVLVDPARKIRIGNKLYFGDDDALVAEVIDNTTSRGRTLRFLYDGSYTEFRRKLQELGETPLPKYIKREVEPEDEERYQTIYAKKEGAVAAPTAGLHFSKHLLKRLEIKGVNFAEVTLHVGLGTFNPVEVEDLSKHKMDSEEVTIAKAAVETVNEAIQNKKRVCAVGTTAMRAIESSVSSNGLLNEIDGWTNKFIFPPYDFSIANCMITNFHTPKSTLLMMVSAFAGHDFIMKAYEEAVKEKYKFYSYGDAMLII, from the coding sequence ATGAAATTATCAAACTTTGGCTTTAATTTACCCCCAGAACTATTAGCAGAATACCCTTCAGAAAACAGAGATGAAGCGCGTTTAATGGTTTTAAACAGAAAAGAACAAACTATTGAACATAAATTATTTAAAGATATTATCGATTATTTTGATGAAGATGATGTTTTAATTTTAAATAATACTAAAGTATTTCCAGCTAGACTGTACGGTAATAAAGAAAAAACGGGTGCTAGAATTGAGGTGTTTTTATTAAGAGAACTTAATGAAGAACAACGCCTATGGGATGTTTTGGTAGACCCAGCTAGAAAAATTAGAATTGGAAACAAATTATATTTTGGTGATGATGATGCTTTAGTTGCAGAGGTAATTGATAACACAACATCACGTGGTAGAACGCTTCGTTTTTTATATGATGGTTCTTACACTGAATTCCGTAGAAAATTACAGGAGTTAGGCGAAACACCACTTCCTAAATACATAAAAAGAGAAGTTGAACCAGAAGACGAAGAGCGTTACCAAACTATTTATGCTAAAAAAGAAGGTGCTGTTGCTGCTCCAACTGCAGGGTTGCACTTTTCAAAGCATTTATTAAAACGTTTAGAAATTAAAGGTGTTAATTTTGCAGAGGTAACCTTACACGTAGGTTTAGGTACTTTTAACCCTGTTGAAGTAGAAGATCTTTCTAAACATAAAATGGATAGTGAAGAAGTTACCATAGCTAAAGCTGCGGTTGAAACCGTTAATGAAGCTATTCAAAACAAAAAGCGTGTTTGTGCTGTGGGTACAACTGCTATGAGAGCTATTGAAAGTTCTGTGTCTTCTAACGGATTGCTTAATGAAATTGATGGTTGGACAAATAAATTCATTTTTCCACCATACGATTTTAGTATAGCAAACTGTATGATTACTAATTTTCATACACCAAAATCTACACTTTTAATGATGGTGTCTGCTTTTGCGGGTCATGATTTTATTATGAAAGCTTATGAAGAAGCTGTAAAAGAAAAGTATAAATTTTATAGTTATGGAGATGCCATGTTAATTATTTAA
- the rlmN gene encoding 23S rRNA (adenine(2503)-C(2))-methyltransferase RlmN yields MAINKKDIRALTKEQLREFFVNQGDKAFRGNQVYEWLWQKSAHTFGDMTNISKSTREMLENHFVINHVEVDTMQRSNDGTVKNAVRLHDGLIVESVLIPTKTRTTACVSSQVGCSLDCKFCATARLKRMRNLNPDEIYDQVVAIDKESKLYYNRPLSNIVFMGMGEPLMNYNNVLKAIDKITSPEGLGMSPKRIVVSTSGVPKMIKKMADDGVKFKLAVSLHSAIDEVRSSIMPFNENFPLKDLREALQYWYAKTKNRITYEYVVWSGINDKRKDVDALVAFCKFAPSKVNLIEYNPIDDGEFQQAHADVIDMYQNVLEANNITVTVRRSRGKDIDAACGQLANKS; encoded by the coding sequence ATGGCAATTAACAAAAAAGATATAAGAGCTTTAACAAAAGAACAGTTAAGAGAGTTCTTTGTAAATCAGGGAGATAAAGCATTTCGAGGCAATCAAGTATATGAGTGGCTTTGGCAAAAATCTGCTCATACTTTTGGTGATATGACTAACATATCAAAAAGTACCCGAGAAATGCTAGAAAACCATTTTGTAATTAACCATGTAGAGGTAGATACTATGCAACGCAGTAACGATGGTACGGTTAAAAATGCAGTGAGATTACATGATGGTTTAATAGTAGAGTCGGTTTTAATACCAACAAAAACAAGAACAACTGCTTGTGTTTCCAGTCAGGTAGGATGTAGTTTAGATTGTAAATTTTGTGCTACCGCACGTTTAAAACGTATGCGTAATTTAAATCCAGATGAAATCTATGATCAAGTAGTTGCTATTGATAAAGAAAGTAAGCTTTACTACAATCGTCCCCTTAGTAATATTGTTTTCATGGGTATGGGAGAACCACTTATGAATTACAATAACGTATTAAAAGCTATTGATAAAATAACGTCTCCAGAAGGTTTAGGTATGTCTCCAAAGCGTATTGTAGTGTCTACCTCTGGTGTACCAAAAATGATAAAAAAAATGGCCGATGATGGGGTTAAATTTAAACTAGCCGTATCATTACATTCTGCTATAGATGAGGTTAGAAGTTCTATCATGCCATTTAATGAAAACTTTCCGCTTAAAGATTTAAGAGAAGCATTGCAGTATTGGTATGCTAAAACTAAAAATAGAATTACTTACGAGTATGTGGTTTGGAGTGGTATTAACGATAAACGTAAAGATGTAGATGCCTTAGTTGCGTTTTGTAAGTTTGCTCCTAGCAAAGTAAACCTAATTGAATATAACCCTATTGATGATGGCGAATTTCAGCAAGCACATGCAGATGTTATAGACATGTATCAAAATGTTTTAGAAGCTAATAACATAACCGTTACCGTGCGTAGAAGTAGAGGAAAAGATATTGATGCTGCTTGCGGACAGTTAGCAAACAAAAGTTAG
- the lipB gene encoding lipoyl(octanoyl) transferase LipB encodes MNKTVELQDLGHKDYKQTWDYQEQLFKGIVDTKIKNRREGTDLKTNNYFLFVEHPHVYTLGKSGDLSNLLLTEEQLAEKGATFYKINRGGDITYHGPGQIVGYPILDLENFFTDIHKYLRLLEEMIILTLVEYGLKAERSEGETGVWLDVGTPFARKICAMGVRASRWVTMHGFALNVNADLGYFDNIIPCGIRGKAVTSLNVELGKKLVDESEVKDKLIKHFTALFEAEVL; translated from the coding sequence ATGAATAAGACAGTTGAACTGCAAGATTTAGGGCATAAAGACTACAAACAAACTTGGGATTACCAAGAGCAGTTGTTTAAAGGTATAGTTGATACCAAGATAAAAAATAGGAGAGAGGGAACTGATTTAAAGACCAACAATTACTTTTTATTTGTTGAGCATCCTCATGTGTATACCTTGGGTAAAAGTGGCGATTTGTCTAATTTACTTTTAACAGAAGAACAACTTGCTGAAAAAGGAGCTACATTTTATAAAATTAACAGAGGTGGAGATATAACCTACCATGGTCCAGGACAAATTGTAGGCTACCCTATATTAGATTTAGAAAACTTTTTTACCGATATTCATAAATACCTTCGCTTACTTGAAGAAATGATTATTTTAACTTTAGTCGAATATGGTTTAAAAGCAGAGCGAAGTGAAGGCGAAACGGGGGTTTGGTTAGATGTAGGTACTCCGTTTGCAAGAAAAATTTGCGCAATGGGGGTTAGGGCAAGTCGCTGGGTAACTATGCATGGTTTTGCACTTAATGTTAATGCCGATTTAGGGTATTTTGATAATATTATACCTTGCGGAATAAGGGGAAAAGCCGTAACTAGTTTAAATGTAGAACTGGGTAAAAAATTGGTTGACGAATCTGAGGTGAAAGATAAATTAATAAAGCATTTTACCGCACTTTTTGAGGCTGAAGTTTTATAG
- the lysS gene encoding lysine--tRNA ligase: MSQLSEQELVRREKLVKLRELGINPYPAELYPVNHTSKQIKDNFEEGKHVIIAGRLMMIKVQGKASFAQLQDAEGKIQVYFNRDEICTGEDKSKYNDVFKKLIDFGDFVGVKGELFTTKVGEKSVRVKDFTLLSKSLKPLPLPKEKDGVVYDAFTDPEQRYRQRYADLVVNPHVKEVFVKRTKLFNAMREFFNNAGYFEVETPVLQPIPGGAAARPFITHHNTLDVPLYMRIANELYLKRLIVGGFDGVYEFSKNFRNEGMDRTHNPEFTAMEIYVSYKDYNWMMDFCERLLEHCAIAVNGTTKATFGKHEVDFKAPYARVSMTDAIKHFTGFDITGKTEDDIRKAAIDMGIEVDETMGKGKLIDEIFGEKCEGNYIQPTFITDYPKEMSPLCKEHRDNPELTERFELMVCGKEIANAYSELNDPIDQRERFEHQLKLAEKGDDEATEFIDFDFLRALEYGMPPTSGMGIGMDRLIMFLTNNESIQEVLFFPQMRPEKKQVALTDEAKAIFDILKKVEKSPLTELKSQSGLSNKKWDKSIKELTKNKLAKVEKTEEGLFVEVI; the protein is encoded by the coding sequence ATGTCGCAATTATCAGAGCAAGAGCTTGTAAGAAGAGAAAAATTAGTAAAATTACGTGAGTTAGGTATTAATCCGTATCCCGCAGAATTATACCCTGTAAACCACACTTCAAAACAAATAAAAGATAATTTTGAAGAAGGTAAACACGTTATTATTGCCGGAAGGTTAATGATGATTAAAGTGCAGGGGAAAGCTAGTTTTGCACAGTTACAAGATGCCGAAGGAAAAATACAAGTGTATTTTAACAGAGATGAAATTTGCACAGGTGAAGACAAATCTAAATACAACGACGTTTTTAAAAAACTAATTGATTTTGGTGATTTTGTAGGCGTAAAAGGTGAGCTTTTCACCACTAAAGTAGGCGAAAAAAGTGTTAGAGTTAAAGACTTTACGCTTTTAAGCAAATCTTTAAAACCATTACCATTACCAAAAGAAAAAGATGGCGTAGTTTATGATGCCTTTACAGATCCAGAACAACGTTACAGACAACGGTATGCAGATTTAGTTGTAAACCCACACGTTAAAGAAGTATTTGTTAAGCGCACAAAACTATTCAACGCTATGCGTGAGTTCTTTAACAACGCTGGTTATTTTGAAGTTGAAACTCCTGTTTTACAACCAATTCCTGGAGGCGCTGCCGCAAGACCTTTTATTACACACCATAACACACTAGATGTACCTTTATACATGCGTATTGCTAATGAGTTATACCTAAAACGTTTAATTGTTGGCGGTTTTGATGGCGTTTATGAGTTTTCTAAAAACTTTAGAAACGAAGGTATGGACAGAACTCACAATCCAGAATTTACAGCTATGGAAATTTACGTTTCATACAAAGATTACAACTGGATGATGGATTTCTGTGAGCGCCTTTTAGAACATTGTGCTATAGCAGTAAACGGAACCACAAAAGCTACTTTTGGCAAACATGAGGTTGATTTTAAAGCACCTTACGCCAGAGTTAGTATGACAGATGCTATTAAACATTTTACAGGTTTTGATATTACAGGTAAAACTGAAGATGACATTAGAAAAGCTGCTATTGATATGGGGATTGAGGTTGATGAAACCATGGGTAAAGGCAAATTGATTGATGAAATTTTTGGCGAAAAATGTGAAGGCAACTACATACAACCAACCTTTATTACAGACTACCCAAAAGAAATGAGCCCACTCTGTAAAGAACACAGAGATAATCCTGAATTAACAGAACGTTTTGAGCTCATGGTTTGCGGTAAAGAAATAGCCAATGCCTACTCTGAATTAAATGACCCCATAGACCAACGTGAGCGTTTTGAACACCAATTAAAATTAGCCGAAAAAGGAGATGATGAAGCTACAGAATTTATAGATTTTGACTTTTTACGTGCCTTAGAATATGGTATGCCACCAACATCTGGTATGGGAATTGGTATGGATAGACTCATTATGTTTTTAACCAATAATGAATCTATTCAAGAAGTATTGTTCTTCCCTCAAATGCGCCCAGAGAAAAAGCAAGTAGCTCTTACTGATGAAGCAAAAGCTATTTTTGATATTTTAAAGAAAGTTGAAAAATCACCTTTAACAGAGTTAAAATCGCAATCTGGTTTATCAAATAAAAAATGGGATAAGTCTATTAAAGAACTTACCAAAAACAAATTAGCAAAGGTTGAAAAAACTGAAGAAGGGTTGTTTGTAGAGGTTATTTAA
- a CDS encoding polyprenyl synthetase family protein, producing MKIVEQIKQPIAFEMDLFEQKFQLSMSSKVALLNRITTYIVNRKGKQMRPMFVFLVSKLVSNGEVSERTYRGASVIELIHTATLVHDDVVDDSNRRRGFFSVNALWKNKIAVLIGDYLLSKGLLLSIDNNDFDLLKIISIAVREMSEGELLQIEKARKLDITEAVYYEIIRQKTATLIAACCSLGAASVKPDSDDVEKMRKFGELIGMAFQIKDDLFDYGDTQIGKPTGIDIKEQKMTLPLIYALNNASKKDKSWLINSIKNHNKDKKRVKEVIAFVKNNGGLDYAIKKMKAFQEEALTILKGYPESEFRNSLELMVNYVIDRKK from the coding sequence TTGAAGATAGTAGAGCAAATAAAACAGCCCATTGCTTTTGAAATGGATCTTTTTGAACAAAAGTTTCAATTATCCATGTCTAGCAAGGTTGCTTTGTTAAACAGAATTACAACTTACATTGTAAACCGTAAAGGGAAGCAAATGCGCCCTATGTTTGTGTTTTTAGTTTCTAAACTAGTATCAAACGGAGAGGTGAGTGAACGTACTTACCGAGGCGCATCGGTAATAGAATTAATTCATACAGCTACATTGGTTCATGACGATGTGGTTGATGATAGTAATAGGCGTAGAGGTTTTTTCTCGGTAAATGCCCTTTGGAAAAATAAAATAGCGGTATTAATTGGAGATTATTTGCTATCTAAAGGTTTGTTACTCTCTATTGATAACAATGATTTTGACTTGCTGAAAATTATTTCTATAGCTGTTAGAGAAATGAGTGAGGGTGAGTTGCTTCAAATTGAAAAAGCCAGAAAACTTGATATTACAGAAGCTGTTTATTATGAAATTATCCGGCAAAAAACAGCTACTTTAATTGCTGCTTGTTGTAGTTTAGGTGCTGCTTCGGTAAAACCAGATTCTGATGATGTTGAAAAAATGCGAAAGTTTGGGGAGCTTATTGGGATGGCTTTTCAAATAAAAGATGATTTGTTTGATTATGGCGATACCCAAATAGGAAAACCTACAGGTATTGATATTAAGGAACAAAAAATGACATTACCTTTAATTTACGCATTAAACAACGCTTCTAAAAAAGATAAAAGTTGGTTAATTAATTCTATAAAAAACCATAATAAAGATAAAAAGCGTGTAAAAGAAGTGATTGCTTTTGTAAAAAATAATGGCGGATTAGATTATGCTATTAAAAAAATGAAGGCATTTCAAGAAGAAGCACTTACAATTCTTAAAGGCTATCCAGAGTCTGAGTTTAGAAACTCATTAGAACTTATGGTAAATTATGTAATAGATAGAAAGAAGTAA
- a CDS encoding YqaE/Pmp3 family membrane protein, with the protein MSFWRVLLSIICPPLAVLDKGCGSIIIVFLLWLCGWVPGVIAALVILNNPNR; encoded by the coding sequence ATGAGTTTTTGGAGAGTTTTACTGTCTATTATTTGTCCGCCTTTAGCAGTATTAGATAAAGGTTGTGGCTCTATTATTATTGTGTTTTTATTATGGCTTTGTGGTTGGGTTCCTGGAGTTATAGCTGCCTTAGTAATTTTAAACAACCCTAATAGATAA